The sequence taaaagcgcgtgggccttagttctataggtggacgccttttcgagatatcgccattaaggtggaccaggggtgactctagaatttgtttgtacgatatgggtatcaaatgaaaggtgttaatgagtattttaaaagggcgtgggccttagttatatcgGTGGACACATTttcaagatatcaccataaaggtggaccaggggtgactctagaatttgtttgtacgatatgggtatcaaatgaaaggtgttaatgagtattttaaaagggagtgggcctcagttctataggtggatgccttttcgagacatcgccataaaggtgggccaggggtgactctagaatttttttgtacgatatgggtatcagatgaaaggtgttaatgagtattttaaaaaggagtgggccttagttctatatgtggacgccttttcgagatatcgccataaacgtggaccaggggtgactctagaatgtgtttgtatgacatgggtatcaaatgaaaggtattaaatagtattttaaaagggagtgggccttagttccataggtggacgcctttttgagataccgCCATATAtgtaggtggaccaggggtgactatagaatgtgtttgtacgatatgggtatcaaatgagaggcgttaatgagtattttaaagaaggggggggggccttagttctataggtggacgccttttcgagatatcgccataaatgtggaccaagggtgactctagaaagcgtttgtacgatatgggtattaaatggaaggtattaatgagggttttaaaagggagtgacccttagttgtatatgtgaaggcgttttcgaaatatcgaccaaaatgtggaccagggtgatccagaacatcatctgtcgggtaccgctaatttatttatatatgtaataccacgaacaatattccttccaagattccaagggcttttgatttcgccctgcaaaactttttcattttcttctacttaatatggcaggtgtcacacccattttaccaagtttttttctaaagttatattttgcgtcaatagaccaatacaattaccatgtttcatcccttttttcgtatttggtatataattatggcatttttttcatttttcgtacttttcgatatcgaaaaagtgggcgtggtcatagtcggatttcggccattttttacactaatacaaagtgggttcagataagtacgtgaactgagtttagtaaagatatatcgatttatgctcaagttatcgtgttaacggccgagcggaaggacagacagtcgactgtgtataaaaactgggcgtggtttcaaccgatttcgccctttttcccagaaaacagttatcgtcctagaatctaagcctctgccaaatttcaaaggattggtaaatttttgttcgacttatggcattaaaagtatcctagacaaattaaatgaaaaagggcggagccacgcccattttgaaattttcttttatttttgtattttgttgcaacatatcattactggagttgaatgttgacataatttacttatatactgtaaagatattacttttcttttaaaatttgaatttaaaaaaatttgtttttaaaaagtgggcgtggtcgttctccgattttgctaatttttattaagaagacatatagtaataagagtaacgttcctgccaaatttcttcataatatcttcaacgactgccaaattacagcttgcaaaacttctaaattaccttcttttaaaagtgggcggtgccacgcccattgtccaaaattttactagttttctattctgcgtcataagttcaactcacctaccaagtttcatcgcttaatccgtatttggtaatgaattatcgcactttttcgatttttcaaaattttcgatatcgaaaaagtgggcgtggttattgtccgatatcgttcattttaaatagcgatctgagataagagcccaggaacctacataccaaatttcatcaagatacctcaaaatttactcaagttatcgtgttaacggacagacggacggacggacggacggacatggctcaatcgaatttttttcgatactgatgattttgatatatggaagtctatatctatctcgattcctttatacctgtacaaccaaccgttatccaatcaaagttaatatactctgtgagctctgctgaactaagtataaaaagtggatcaacttgcctttgctatctttcttcagcaatcaattcattttatttgaatagcATGAACATttggatttatttattattattaatactaataataatattattaatactaataataataaataaataattaataaataaatattaaattcaatttatattcacccctattctgcatttcgactacgttcccgttctacgcaccgctttaatcgaagtttggtttTCTGCATTACCacgaatcgtaaagagaagagcaaatgatttttcgaaatcagctgttggtacggaatgtgtgaacattggaacaaaataaattaaagaaaatttctaaaaaacaccgaaaaacggttatattttattatccacgccattttgtacaaaaaaaagcaatagaatatattgccgcattgttatatttttttgagtgaagtgctttcataattgtaagtgtgtttttgtagttcttttggccaattccctgccgtggccaccgagttttgttaaaacggattctgcacgaatatagttgacattgtctgaattttaaggatgctaatttcattgcactggcctaaagtactttataaatgtttatttattctttccgcaaggattgtttacgttttcgcttcaccttcctttactccggcagcttgctttggcatataactgcacccaacgaacagacacaaattatagctgtctattataatagaatcaatagccgcggcattatgtatggagttggaaagcaacgcatacgaaaattgccaggcgagaatggaaagacaaatattgcgagatttgtgtaatccatttgagatgagtgacgaattgtaagaaattgaacttaaaagtggtaaagtttaatgacttattttcttatttaggttcaaaaaaaacgttcgacttaacaaggatgctttcaagtatgtgttagatacttttgcggggcaaatacgtccaaacatataaaaaacaatcatcatcaagccttctacgtttcttaacaagttttacttacatttttgttaaaattctgttataaattaataaaaaaaataaaaagaaaatactttTCATCGAAATGCagaaaaaaatcgaacgattcgaaattggatcgaaagagattggaacacagaataccaaaattgccaaatcgaaaaaattccaatccaagtcgaaatgcagaatagggctgattgatTTGCACAAAAATCTTTTCAATGTAAATGAAATACTTTACTTAATAAGCTTTCAATTGTCATTCTAGATACACCTTCCGGTACATCTACTATGTCACGACTTATCTTACTTTAGAATAAGAGCGAGGGgcgatatgtaaatattttagagctaaatcaaattttttatctttaaaattttaCTGCCATGAAATATTAtggaagcgctcttaattatgagtacgataagagtccgaaatatGTGCCTCGAGAAAATCTAAACCTATAATCATAAAAGACTCATATATGACTCCTATGAGGTGGAAATGATGGGCCGTATGCCAacaatgtatttttaattttgatatatggaagcctaaatttatctcgattagtttataccgttacagattaccgttatgcgaacaaatttaatatattctgtgagctctgctcatcattaattatagctgcgttggtttcgtagggtttcgtggTTTTCAATTcaatatcacatacgtttgggaaatattgaccaaattgtagaccaagggtgacgttttttggttgcagtgggctttgaacccgcaaccctaatcgtttgagtcgggtacgtcgttcactgtgccacgactcatacgcctacaagcatatcaaattactcccttataactcacattaaactgctcgccccgattttccttcatcctttgtcaaataaaggaaaataaccatgtatgaaaatgaacctagggtaaccctgaaatgtgtttgtatgacatgggtatcaaatgaaaggtattaaatagtattttaaaagggagtgggccttagttccataggtggacgcctttttgagataccgCCATATAtgtaggtggaccaggggtgactatagaatgtgtttgtacgatatgggtatcaaatgagaggcgttaatgagtattttaaaggagggggagccttagttctatagggggacgccttttcgagatatcgccataaatgtggaccaagggtgactctagaaagtatttgtacgatatgggtattaaatggaaggtattaatgagggttttaaaagggagtggcccttagttgtatatgtgaagacgttttcgagctATCGAataaaatggggaccagggtgacccagaacatcatctgtcgggtaccgctaatttatttatatatgtaataccacgaacagtattcctgccatgattccaagggcttttgatttcgccctgctgaactttttaattttctcctACCTTCTTTAAagtaccttcttgtaaaagtgggcggtgccacgcccattgtccaaaattttactaattttctattctgcgccataaggtcaacccacctactaagtttcatcgctctatccgtctttggtaatgaattgttatagtccgattacgttaattttaaatagtgatctgaaatgagtgcccaggaatttatataccaaatttcattaagatacctcaaaatttactcaagttatcgtgtttacggacagacggacggacatggctaaatgaatttcttttttcgcccagatcattttgatatatagaagtatatatatatctcgattagtttatgccgctagGGGGTACCGGtagcgaataaaattaatatactctgtgagctctgctcagctgagtaaaaaaatatgaatatttctcCCTAAGTTGCTTTGTTAAATTAAAACTCTTCGCATACGACTCATAAATTTCGTCATGCAGGAGTCATACAAAACTCCTTTACGAACATATTTCTGAGTCTCATATTTCTCACATATTTTGGACTCATTTCGGAGCCTGAAATTATGAGCACTCCTATAATGTTTGAGGGGATATATGGTTCTAACAAGTCTTTTCTGAGTGAGTTCTACATTTATATCCATGAATTTGCATATTTCAAAATCCCGACTTACAAAACCCCCAAATACAGAGTCCCGAAACACGTAATCTCGACATGACCAAATTTCGATAATTCATAATCCCGACACGACTAAATCCCGACACCATGTAATTGGGAAAACACAAATGATGTCATAAAAAATAAACATCTCTGTACAACAACACtatccgatccaacaccggctacgcgatcaACAGCATTTCTGCGCAGAACGCCTCTACGTGGGCGTTTGTGTAAGAatgaaatttgagtaaatttgtCTGAATTGTGCGTTGTCAGGATTTCGTTATGCCGGGATTTTGGTATGTCATGTCGGGATTTGGTAAAACCAAATTGTTTCTCTGTCGCAAAATACCACTTCGAAAGTTTTACACCTCATCTCAAAAacctttgaagatatcatgttaaAATTTTGAAGGCATGTTTTTCTGAATTctgcttgttgttattgttgtagcgataaggttgctctcagaaggctttggggagtgttatcgatgtgatggtcctttgccgaatacagatcccgtacgctccggtaacccgaccatctcgggaacgatttatatggccacattaaaccttcaagccataCCTCTTCCCCAGCCATAAGTTCCatggggagcttggggtcgccagagcctcgtctgttagtgaaacaggattcgtcgcggataggtgaggttgacaattggatttggagaagctatatattgcgctggcaatctgaagggttgcgctacacatccccttgaatctggtattttagccgcctcttaccgacaggcatacctactgcgggtatattctgaccccctaacccgctggggtactgAATCCTGCTCAAACTCATCAGTGATGCTAGATAGTCTCTGTGAAATTAcccacataaatttaaaaataagctCACTCAAGTTTCTATATCTTAAATAATAAATCCCATAAACAGTCCAAACAATTTTAGGTACTTGATTCAATAGGTCGCACCTCATATTCCCGACATTTCACcggtttttgtaaataaaatataacattttgcaacttttcgaaattttgtCTATCGAAAAGGTAGGCAATTCTCACCCCAGATAAGAGCATGTGCCAAATTTGGTAAAAATATCTCCACTTTTACCCAAGTTATCGGGATATTGGCGCTTGGACGGTCATGGTAGAGTCAAAATCTCGCCTTCAGGTCTACTTGTTGTTGAGATTTttgattttgagatttttttcaaaattacccATTATGCAACTAGTCGACAAGTCAACACTCAAGAATGGCAGCAGTAGACCAAGAAAGGGGTTTTCGGGGTTTCGATTGGCGCGCTACTTTTGAAGCGAGCAAAAGCTCGCCTAACGATCAAgatagaaaaataaaatataaataattcaagtttttttaaaaaaagaagTCTTTATTAACACTCTTTGGTGTGCGGTATAAAAAATTTCTAGTATGACCTTCTCTAACATTTAAAGAAAGATCAGTTTTTCCAACGACTTAGTGCTTTCTACTGCGCTAAGTTAACGTTTAAGTTTtaggaaacaaaaaaatgtttcacaCAAATGGAAAATTAACTTAATACTGTGCAGCTGGTTGATAACTGCCTTGTGACGAGCTACCAGCGCTATAACCGGCATTGCTACCATCATAAGAAGTTTGTGCTTCACTGCCAATATTGGCTAAAGCAGCCAATCCTTGGTTACCCTGCAACAGCTGATATCCAGCGGCAGCAGCTTGAGCATCTGAACCGGCAGCACTAGCACCACCACTACCACCAGCTCCGGCACCATAACCACTAGCATAACCATTATTATAAGCTTGTTGTTGTTTCTCATTAACAAAGTATTTCTCTGCTGGTGGTTTGACAACATTAACGTAGACTGGTTCAACCTTGACGGGGCGTGGATGATGTTTCACATAGACCTTGCGCAATACAACTGCTGGAGGTTTGTGTAAGATAACTGGTGCTGGTTTGACAACTAGGTGTGGGTGTTTGATGAGTACTTGAGTAGGTGGACGTTTAACAATAATAGCAGCTGGACGATGAATAAGAATTTCACCCTTATTTTGTGGATATGTAATCGAAGAGCTAACTGTATTTGCCTTTTGACCCAAGGCGTATGGAATACTTTGAGCGGGATACACCTTATTACATGGACTGGGCACACCATTGCCATCACCTTCTACACCAGCACCGCTACCTTGTATGATACCACTTAATGCATCACTACCAGCAGCACCACCCACTCCAGCAGCGTCGCCGCTACTGCTGCCATAACTACTCGCAGATCCTTGAGAGCTATATGTAGCATAAGTTGTCGTACTGCACGCCTGTTCGATTTGATAGAAATAGAGTGCAAAAAAATGTTAGTTATCATcttaatgaaaaatcaatagaattaaaaaaaaaaattataacctACAATTAATGCGATCGAGCAGACGCAAAGCAGGTGTTGAAAgcgtttcattttttttttttaactgggtGGAAGTTACGAGTTCGGTTATGCGGAACTTATACGCGTTTTGTGTCTGTTGTTTCTTCTGGTTTTCGTTATGTTATTGTGATCTCAAGGCAAGAACACCGTTAGCTGACTGTGCTCAATTGCTTAGCATGATTTGTTTAAATATGCTTTTGGGGCTTTATTTTTTATTGCTCATTAAGCTACGTGACATTTCTGCGACAATTCGATCGCGCGCCAATCTTCTGTATGATGTCGTTtcaaattctgtttttttttattttttagagatTCTTCTGTTGTTGATATTTGTTCGACATGTTTATCGCTTAGATAAATTTCTCTCTGTATGGTCCGATATCTCTCGGTAAAActaattttaagtttttgtatAGTGTGATTATGATGCCAACAAtcatttccgagtaattgttgtATCTATAAATTCTGGATCCCTTCAGGAAAGACACGAAAAATAGAACGTCGTTATAACGCAATTGGTTTGTGAAAATTGAATGTTACCAAAATTACAGACAGTACTCAGGCGTCGAACCATTTTATCAAGACTTTAACAGATCCATATACCTGTATGTTATCGACGTCTTTAGCAGGAATCTGAGGTTTTCTTAGCTCGACcacctaaaattttgaaaaaaaaaccttcTGGTGTGTTCCGTTAAAGCACAGACTGCTCTGGATCCCTTCAGGAAAGACATGAAAAATAGAACGTCGTTATAACCCAATTGGTTTGTGAAAACTGAATGTTACCAAAATTACAGACAGTCCTCAGGCGTCGAACGATTTCATCAATACTTTAACAGATCCATATACCTGTATGTTATCGACGTCTTTAGCAGGAATCTGAGGTTTTCTTAGCTCGACCAcctataattttgaaaaaaaaacctcCTTCTTCTGGTGTGTTCCGTTAAAGCACATActgctcatcattaaatattttttcgGTACTCGACGCCGGCAACGCTTAGGATTTGATATATAAGTATCAGAGTCTAATCAGGTCAAGTTATTTTCTGCTGAATTTTTTAGGCTGACGTGATCAATAGCAGATGGACTAGTCCTGAAGCCGTGATAAAGTTAAATGAACCAGTGCACCATGCGCGTCAGTCTTGGTTGTGAGAACCTTATGTGCGATATAAGAAAGGCTGCTTCCGCAATAGTTGGCTTAGATGGCAGAATATCTTTTGCGTGTACATTGTTGCATGCCCAGTCCACATCTAGTTGTGGAACATAACTTCCATCATCAACCATTCAGTATCTCGATTTGACTCCTCATCACATTCTCCATTTCAAATAGCAGCGAAGGATTTCCTACAAATCTGATGTCATCGATTATCAGGTCGCCATTTTCGTTTTCACATGAACTCACCATAGGCTTGAAAACCTGTTTGCATAAGTTCCGATCAGTATACTTCTTCATACAGTCATGACCTAGCTAACGCAGTCGCTGGGTATTTATTTGTTGAACTGTGCCCTAtggctgcgtaaagctcatacagctcatcgttaaatctaaCTTATTACGTATTAAACCAATTACGTTCGAATTTGAGTAGTTCTTTGTCATCCTCGCAGCTATATCAGAAGGAGCCATCGTAAACGCCTTCGTTGAAGCTTCGACGCAATTGCAAAATGGCTGCGACTGTGATGGATAACTTACGAATTTGCAGCTTAACTTAAGTAAAATGAATTCGCACTGAAAAACTGAGTTTTAGGCTCAAATTTTTTTCGTGTATGGAATAAGAAAACGTTGGGTCGCCTAACTTTTTCCTCACCTACCTTAGAGAGGACAGTAAAATGAGTAATTGTCATTGTATAGAAAATTGATGGTGAATGGGAAcaggtacctgctgtcatcaagcaaaagAGTCAGCGGATTTAAGCCTTGGCAACTACgacactgttggcagccatagtttcgaaatagtaaaagacttcgtgtaGTAATAATAAAAGAATTCgttgacggccgccgtggtgtggtggcagTGTCCGCGCCTACCATAACGACGgtcttggaagagaagctcggcctaaatctcctcagtGGTAAATCACGCCAAGTATTGATTTGGTTAAGCGATTGAAAtgtaaagtcctctttcggcaaacaaaaatcatgctttacaagtcacttatcgttcccgtcctgctatatggtgaaGAAGCaaagaccatgacaacatcaattGAGGCGGCTTTGGGACTGTTAAAGAGAAAACTTCTTCGAAAGATGGTCCGTAAATCTTCTACGCAGCTTTACTCAGACCATAAACATAGTTCAACGAATTAAAATGCtgtggctacgctggctaggccatgttatgcaaatgaaatatgatgctccagctaagaaagtatttttgtccgaagccgcctatggaagcagaggaagagggcggcccctactccGCTGGAAGACACAGGTGGAAATCCATTTGAATTGCTTTAGTTTGTACAATTGGCGTCAGTAaacccaacgaagaagcgactggcgcgccttgttggacggccataactgtttaaacggttgagcgccaattaagtaagtaatttgtGCATTAAACAAAAGGGTTCAAGATTTAAAAAATGCACTTTTTTAAAATTGAGTACAACTATTCTTGGCAGGATAGGCAGCTCATTCGTAAACTATTTTCTTACATGCAGATGGGTTACTGCTTTGTCGAATCTAAGACAAGTTAAAGttctttttagaaaaaacctATTCATCCGAAATT is a genomic window of Eurosta solidaginis isolate ZX-2024a chromosome 4, ASM4086904v1, whole genome shotgun sequence containing:
- the Cp38 gene encoding chorion protein S38: MKRFQHLLCVCSIALIACSTTTYATYSSQGSASSYGSSSGDAAGVGGAAGSDALSGIIQGSGAGVEGDGNGVPSPCNKVYPAQSIPYALGQKANTVSSSITYPQNKGEILIHRPAAIIVKRPPTQVLIKHPHLVVKPAPVILHKPPAVVLRKVYVKHHPRPVKVEPVYVNVVKPPAEKYFVNEKQQQAYNNGYASGYGAGAGGSGGASAAGSDAQAAAAGYQLLQGNQGLAALANIGSEAQTSYDGSNAGYSAGSSSQGSYQPAAQY